A region of Streptomyces sp. WMMC500 DNA encodes the following proteins:
- a CDS encoding histidinol-phosphate transaminase, with the protein MTTIDDLPVRAELRGTSPYGAPQLDVPVRLNTNENPYPLPEPLVRRIAERVTETARHLNRYPDRDAVELRTELARYLSRTAGHEVTTAHVWAANGSNEVIQQLLQTFGGPGRTAIGFEPSYSMHGLISRGTGTGWLSGPRREDFTIDVDAAERAIAEHRPAVVFVCSPNNPTGTAVERETVLRLYEAAQAAGPSMLVVDEAYGEFSHRPSLLPLIEGRPRLVLTRTMSKAFGAAGLRLGYLAADPAVVDAVQLVRLPYHLSAVTQATALAALEHTDTLLQYVEQLKQERDRLVSELTALGCEVTESDANFVQFGRFPDAHAAWERLLDHGVLVRDNGVPGFLRVSAGIPAENDAFLDAVGALKKESNS; encoded by the coding sequence GTGACCACGATCGACGACCTGCCGGTCCGCGCCGAGCTGCGCGGCACGTCCCCGTACGGCGCCCCCCAGCTCGACGTGCCCGTCCGGCTGAACACCAACGAGAACCCCTACCCCCTGCCCGAGCCCCTGGTCCGGCGCATCGCCGAGCGCGTCACCGAGACCGCCCGCCACCTCAACCGCTACCCCGACCGGGACGCGGTCGAGCTCCGCACCGAGCTGGCGCGCTACCTGTCGCGCACCGCCGGGCACGAGGTGACCACCGCCCACGTCTGGGCGGCCAACGGGTCCAACGAGGTCATCCAGCAACTGCTGCAGACCTTCGGCGGCCCCGGCCGCACGGCCATCGGCTTCGAGCCGTCGTACTCGATGCACGGCCTCATCTCCCGCGGCACCGGCACCGGCTGGCTCTCCGGCCCGCGGCGCGAGGACTTCACCATCGACGTCGACGCGGCCGAGCGCGCCATCGCCGAGCACCGCCCCGCCGTGGTGTTCGTCTGCTCGCCGAACAACCCCACCGGCACCGCCGTCGAGCGCGAGACCGTCCTCAGGCTGTACGAGGCCGCCCAGGCCGCGGGTCCCTCGATGCTCGTGGTGGACGAGGCGTACGGCGAGTTCAGCCACCGCCCGTCGCTGCTGCCGCTGATCGAGGGCCGCCCGCGGCTCGTCCTCACGCGCACGATGTCCAAGGCGTTCGGCGCCGCCGGCCTGCGGCTCGGCTATCTCGCCGCCGACCCCGCCGTGGTCGACGCGGTCCAGCTCGTCCGCCTGCCGTACCACCTGTCGGCCGTCACCCAGGCCACCGCGCTCGCAGCCCTGGAGCACACCGATACCCTGCTCCAGTACGTCGAACAGCTCAAGCAGGAGCGGGACCGGCTGGTGTCGGAGCTGACCGCGCTCGGCTGCGAGGTCACCGAGTCCGACGCCAACTTCGTGCAGTTCGGCCGTTTCCCCGACGCGCACGCCGCGTGGGAGCGGCTGCTGGACCACGGGGTGCTGGTCCGGGACAACGGCGTGCCCGGCTTCCTGCGCGTCAGCGCGGGCATCCCGGCGGAGAACGACGCGTTCCTCGATGCGGTGGGCGCGCTGAAGAAGGAGAGCAACTCATGA
- the hisH gene encoding imidazole glycerol phosphate synthase subunit HisH, with translation MPAARSGGGRGGRKSVVVFDYGFGNVRSAERAVARAGAAVEITGDYDRAMAADGLLVPGVGAFAACMGGLKEARGDWVVERRLAGGRPVLGICVGMQILFEQGVEHGVRTDGMGEWPGTVEALKADVVPHMGWNTVEIAAGSRMFAGVDPGERFYFVHSYAARRWELEVHNPRIAPPAVTWSTHGEPFVAAVENGPLWAAQFHPEKSGDAGALLLKNWIETL, from the coding sequence GTGCCCGCCGCCCGCAGCGGCGGGGGGCGGGGCGGGCGCAAGAGCGTCGTCGTCTTCGACTACGGCTTCGGCAACGTCCGCTCCGCCGAGCGCGCCGTCGCCCGCGCCGGCGCCGCGGTGGAGATCACCGGCGACTACGACCGGGCGATGGCCGCCGACGGCCTGCTGGTGCCCGGCGTCGGCGCCTTCGCCGCCTGCATGGGCGGGCTGAAGGAGGCCCGCGGCGACTGGGTCGTCGAGCGTAGGCTCGCCGGCGGCCGGCCCGTGCTGGGCATCTGCGTCGGGATGCAGATCCTCTTCGAGCAGGGCGTCGAGCACGGCGTACGGACCGACGGCATGGGGGAGTGGCCCGGCACGGTCGAGGCGCTCAAGGCCGACGTCGTGCCGCACATGGGCTGGAACACCGTCGAGATCGCGGCCGGCTCCCGGATGTTCGCGGGCGTCGACCCCGGGGAGCGCTTCTACTTCGTCCACTCCTACGCCGCCCGCCGCTGGGAGCTGGAGGTGCACAACCCGCGCATCGCCCCGCCCGCCGTCACCTGGAGCACCCACGGCGAGCCGTTCGTCGCAGCCGTCGAGAACGGACCCCTGTGGGCCGCCCAGTTCCACCCCGAGAAGTCCGGCGACGCCGGTGCCCTGCTCCTCAAGAACTGGATCGAGACCCTCTGA
- the hisB gene encoding imidazoleglycerol-phosphate dehydratase HisB has protein sequence MTRVGRVERTTKETSVVVELDLDGRGEVSVSTGVGFFDHMLDQLGRHGLFDLTVKTDGDLHIDSHHTMEDTALALGAAFRQALGDKRGIVRFADASVPLDESLAQVTVDLSGRPYLVHSEPEGMAPMIGADYDTTMTRHILESFVAQAQIALHVHVPYGRNAHHIVECQFKALARALRYASEIDPRQTGIPSTKGAL, from the coding sequence ATGACTCGCGTGGGCCGCGTCGAGCGCACCACGAAGGAGACCTCGGTCGTCGTCGAGCTGGACCTCGACGGCCGCGGCGAGGTCTCAGTGTCGACGGGCGTCGGCTTCTTCGACCACATGCTCGACCAGTTGGGCCGCCACGGCCTCTTCGACCTCACCGTCAAGACCGACGGCGACCTGCACATCGACAGCCACCACACCATGGAGGACACCGCCCTGGCCCTGGGCGCCGCCTTCCGCCAGGCCCTCGGCGACAAGCGCGGCATCGTGCGGTTCGCCGACGCCTCCGTTCCGCTGGACGAGTCGCTGGCCCAGGTCACCGTGGACCTCTCCGGCCGCCCGTACCTGGTGCACTCCGAGCCCGAGGGCATGGCCCCGATGATCGGCGCGGACTACGACACGACGATGACCCGGCACATCCTGGAGTCGTTCGTCGCCCAGGCGCAGATCGCGCTGCACGTCCACGTGCCGTACGGGCGCAACGCGCACCACATCGTGGAGTGCCAGTTCAAGGCGCTGGCCCGCGCGCTGCGCTACGCGTCGGAGATCGACCCGCGGCAGACCGGCATCCCCTCGACCAAGGGCGCTCTCTGA